One Capsicum annuum cultivar UCD-10X-F1 chromosome 2, UCD10Xv1.1, whole genome shotgun sequence genomic window carries:
- the LOC107858208 gene encoding berberine bridge enzyme-like 22 produces MLLLFQREEMGSLQILFVLLLSLFLVKCYSHEQQELLHCLSTYSESNITQNIYNPNSPTYASILEYAQKNPRWWNSSHPIFIASPRTEAEIRPVILCSKKIGLQIKIKSGGHDYEGISFRSESPFVMLDLSNLNEIKIDLNEETAWVQAGATLGELYYAIAKRSKVHGFPGGVCFSVGTGGLISGGGLGSLTRKFGLAADNVVDARMMDVNGNILDREMNEDLFWAVRGGGGASFGVILAWKLKLVRVPEKVTIFSIHRKLNSSRDLLQKWENISHQLPENLFIRLLIQNGGDERQVELFFQSQYLGPVDELIPLLRQYFPEFDLERNDCFQENTTAGAVKRCYEVSWIQSAFYFYFRKITSPLEVLLDKTIPTQKHYYKGTSDFVKTPIPESGWEMIERTFLEEAGPRMILEPLGGKMNEISESETPFSHRKGNLYNIQYTVGWSDNSESISTQKMAWLRKLYKEMEPYVAKSPRTAYLNYRDLDFGTNQEDYSYSKAKMWGEKYFNGNFERLAKVKSKVDPNNFFKHEQSIPPYSY; encoded by the coding sequence ATGCTTCTTCTAttccaaagagaagaaatgggAAGCCTTCAAATTCTCTTTGTTTTACTCCTTTCTCTCTTTTTGGTAAAATGTTACTCCCATGAACAACAAGAACTTCTTCATTGTCTTTCTACATACTCCGAAAGCAACATTACACAAAATATATACAACCCAAATTCTCCAACTTATGCTTCTATCCTGGAGTATGCTCAGAAAAACCCAAGATGGTGGAATTCTTCACATCCCATTTTCATTGCCTCCCCCAGAACAGAAGCCGAAATCAGGCCTGTCATTCTTTGTAGTAAAAAAATTGGCCTACAAATCAAGATCAAAAGCGGTGGTCACGACTATGAAGGCATATCTTTCCGCTCTGAATCCCCCTTTGTTATGCTTGATTTAAGCAACCTTAACGAAATCAAGATTGATTTAAATGAAGAAACAGCTTGGGTTCAAGCAGGGGCGACCCTCGGCGAGCTTTACTATGCAATTGCCAAGAGGagtaaagttcatggatttccaGGCGGTGTCTGTTTTAGTGTTGGCACTGGTGGACTCATCAGCGGTGGTGGGCTCGGCTCATTGACGAGGAAATTTGGCCTAGCAGCTGATAACGTTGTAGATGCACGTATGATGGATGTCAATGGAAATATTCTTGACAGAGAGATGAATGAAGATTTGTTTTGGGCGGTAAGAGGAGGTGGAGGAGCAAGTTTCGGTGTTATTCTAGCATGGAAACTCAAATTGGTTCGTGTCCCTGAAAAGGTAACTATTTTCTCGATCCATAGGAAGTTAAATAGCAGCCGAGATCTACTCCAAAAATGGGAAAACATATCACACCAGCTCCCTGAAAATTTGTTCATTAGGTTACTTATTCAAAATGGGGGTGATGAAAGGCAAGTGGAATTATTTTTCCAGTCACAATATCTTGGGCCTGTGGATGAGTTAATTCCTTTGCTCAGACAATACTTCCCCGAGTTTGATTTGGAGCGAAATGATTGTTTTCAAGAGAATACTACTGCTGGTGCAGTGAAAAGATGCTATGAAGTTTCTTGGATTCAGTCAgccttttatttctatttcagaAAAATAACCTCACCACTTGAAGTTTTGCTTGATAAGACTATTCCAACACAGAAGCATTATTACAAAGGGACATCTGATTTTGTGAAGACTCCTATTCCGGAAAGTGGTTGGGAAATGATAGAAAGAACATTCTTAGAGGAAGCAGGACCGCGGATGATTTTGGAGCCATTAGGTGGAAAAATGAATGAAATCTCTGAATCTGAAACTCCATTCTCTCATAGAAAAGGGAATTTGTATAATATTCAGTACACGGTAGGCTGGTCTGACAACAGCGAGAGCATATCAACCCAGAAGATGGCATGGTTGAGGAAACTGTACAAGGAAATGGAGCCATATGTTGCAAAATCTCCAAGAACTGCTTACCTGAATTACAGGGACCTTGATTTTGGGACTAATCAAGAGGACTACAGCTATTCAAAGGCCAAAATGTGGGGTGAGAAGTATTTCAATGGCAACTTTGAGAGGTTGGCTAAAGTAAAGAGTAAGGTGGATCCCAACAATTTCTTCAAACATGAACAAAGTATTCCACCTTATTCTTACTAA